From the genome of Podospora pseudoanserina strain CBS 124.78 chromosome 7 map unlocalized CBS124.78p_7.2, whole genome shotgun sequence, one region includes:
- a CDS encoding uncharacterized protein (EggNog:ENOG503P35W; COG:J) → MSMFFAPAFCAPEEPNFMPLFRFLDEWEQAQQQQQPERKHQQQQRPKTQQPQQPHLQQQPRQRALPQARPKRFQPAFDVREVEDAYELYADLPGVAKENITIEFPEDQTITISGKVERNYEQLFAPSQETISENPEEQPRPRSPYQATVEDDTEDEEYDAVTPVTSRPASPTTPTAIVKQPAQQQTQQTPTPAKYWLQERNFGEFSRTFQFPGRINTDEVTAALEHGILRIRVPKAKAYERRRITIF, encoded by the coding sequence ATGTCGATGTTCTTTGCCCCCGCTTTCTGCGCTCCCGAGGAGCCCAACTTCATGCCTCTCTTCCGCTTCCTTGATGAGTGGGAACaagcccagcaacagcaacagcctgaGCGcaagcaccagcagcaacagcgccCCAAGACGCAGCAGCCCCAGCAGCCTCaccttcagcagcagccacgaCAGAGGGCTCTTCCCCAGGCCCGGCCTAAGCGCTTCCAGCCAGCCTTTGATGTACGGGAGGTAGAGGATGCGTATGAGCTCTACGCCGACCTTCCTGGTGTTGCAAAGGAAAACATCACCATTGAGTTCCCCGAAGACCAGACAATCACCATCTCTGGCAAAGTCGAGCGCAACTACGAGCAGCTGTTCGCACCATCCCAAGAGACCATCTCTGAGAACCCCGAGGAgcagccaagaccaagaagcccTTACCAGGCGACTGTCGAGGACGACaccgaggatgaggagtacGACGCCGTCACTCCTGTGACCAGCCGCCCtgcctcacccaccacccccactgCCATTGTCAAGCAGCCtgcccagcaacaaacccAGCAGACACCAACACCTGCCAAGTACTGGCTCCAGGAGAGAAACTTTGGCGAGTTTTCCAGGACATTCCAATTCCCTGGCCGCATCAACACCGACGAGGTCACCGCCGCTCTTGAGCACGGCATTCTTAGAATCCGGGttcccaaggccaaggcttATGAGAGGAGACGGATCACCATTTTCTAA
- a CDS encoding uncharacterized protein (EggNog:ENOG503NZF9), which translates to MKVLTQAIFLSGASTLVDALPSSGLVSPRAPPAEFTANPNVGPGGTRWKDSPHFRIYGATDNAVADRTIAMLEAAYTCFVNDLGWRSPGLSYKQDHDNGPWHKLNVYQVETLPGAAANTPLDLNRGLSWLNVVKAWMAEPGVVVHEFGHALTYSAGWWIDQYRTGAWWETVANFVADTYLTSPHCAPARAKYNQPEGNTIVELKKVIGDSYQVIVDGTVDTANHYQAFPFLTYLHSNPDQIQGLGTSIFPGVWTQYKRYSDETPLHVLERLIAPGGTKIQTVVAKYWARMAFVDINHPKAQAMWRSQRSQINYGNLDNQGNGRYRVKSARRPRYMGANITPLKTNGAVNVSVTVTISGAGKLTSFLAVRQTSGAVRYVELVNSSGNVSVGNGEEAMLVVVNTPANLVLFDPFKLTAETNTGVDYTVQISGATV; encoded by the coding sequence ATGAAGGTATTGACTCAGGCCATCTTCTTATCGGGGGCGTCAACACTTGTTGATGCCCTGCCTTCATCTGGACTTGTTTCACCAAGAGCACCACCAGCCGAGTTTACAGCCAATCCAAACGTTGGCCCTGGTGGTACTAGGTGGAAAGACTCCCCCCATTTCCGCATCTACGGCGCAACCGACAATGCCGTAGCCGACAGGACCATCGCCATGCTCGAGGCGGCATACACCTGCTTCGTGAATGACCTCGGATGGCGCAGCCCTGGACTCAGCTACAAACAAGATCACGACAATGGGCCCTGGCACAAGCTCAATGTCTACCAAGTGGAAACCCTTCCCGGAGCTGCCGCCAACACTCCCCTCGACCTCAACAGAGGACTGTCATGGCTCAACGTGGTCAAAGCATGGATGGCAGAGCCAGGTGTCGTCGTTCACGAGTTTGGGCATGCCCTGACCTACTCGGCCGGGTGGTGGATCGACCAGTACCGCACCGGTGCTTGGTGGGAGACCGTCGCCAATTTCGTGGCGGATACCTACCTCACCTCTCCTCACTGCGCCCCAGCACGGGCAAAGTACAACCAACCTGAAGGCAACACCATAGTTGAACTCAAAAAGGTTATTGGCGACTCATATCAGGTCATCGTCGACGGCACAGTCGACACAGCCAACCACTACCAggccttccccttcctgaCCTACCTCCACAGCAACCCTGATCAGATTCAGGGACTGGGCACCAGCATCTTCCCCGGGGTCTGGACACAGTACAAGCGATACAGCGATGAGACACCGCTTCATGTGCTTGAACGCCTCATCGCACCTGGTGGCACGAAGATCCAGACTGTGGTGGCAAAATACTGGGCTCGGATGGCCTTTGTggacatcaaccaccccaagGCTCAAGCCATGTGGAGGAGCCAGAGGTCACAGATCAACTACGGCAATCTGGATAATCAGGGGAATGGGCGGTATAGAGTCAAAAGTGCGAGACGGCCTAGATATATGGGTGCGAACATCACCCCGCTCAAGACCAATGGGGCGGTGAACGTCAGTGTCACTGTGACGATTTCTGGTGCGGGGAAGTTGACGTCTTTCCTTGCGGTGAGACAGACGAGCGGGGCTGTGAGATATGTTGAGTTGGTCAATAGTAGTGGGAATGTTTCGGTTGGAAATGGAGAGGAGGCCATGCTTGTTGTGGTCAATACTCCGGCGAATCTGGTGCTGTTTGACCCGTTCAAGTTGACAGCAGAGACGAATACCGGGGTTGACTATACCGTTCAGATCTCAGGAGCTACGGTTTAG
- a CDS encoding uncharacterized protein (EggNog:ENOG503Q05V) — MGLTYQLWLAVALISSTTAQPPPSTTTTYPTTITTALTTTYTNPSTPSATTIDHITLLDPWPVSPDFESIFPYPLTQTEILSRTIIHSPSSTSISPPTSTTLTWSLWAVQAFDMSPYVPPICPGPEGEEGCAYGSIKPHYRCEELGLETRCARQCELKDWIWWCRLPRNDGKDSLNGGLGGTPVGRVCADRVDGRGGEGGGGGLAWVPLVEPCDHTDFKVGCKVCREEEEEEGRVEWRG; from the coding sequence ATGGGCCTAACATACCAACTGTGGCTCGCCGTAGCCCTAAtcagctcaacaacagcccaaccacctccctcaaccacaaccacctaccccaccaccatcacaacgGCCCTCACAACAACCtacaccaacccctccaccccatccgccaccaccatcgaccaCATCACCCTCCTAGACCCCTGGCCTGTCTCTCCCGACTTCGAATCCATCTTCCCCTACCCCCTCACCCAAACCGAAATTCTCTCCCGCACTATCatccactccccctcctcaacctccatctccccgcCCACCAGCACAACCCTCACCTGGTCCCTATGGGCAGTCCAAGCGTTTGACATGTCCCCTTATGTCCCCCCCATCTGCCCCGGTccagaaggggaagaaggctgtGCATACGGGAGCATCAAGCCTCATTATCGATGCGAGGAGTTGGGACTAGAGACGAGGTGTGCGAGGCAGTGCGAGTTGAAGGATTGGATTTGGTGGTGTAGGCTGCCGAGGAATGATGGAAAGGACTCGTTGAATGGAGGTTTGGGTGGTACgccggtggggagggtttgcGCGGATAGGGTGGATGGtcgggggggagaggggggaggcggggggtTGGCTTGGGTGCCGTTGGTGGAACCTTGTGATCATACTGATTTCAAGGTTGGGTGTAAGGTTTgtcgggaggaggaggaggaggaagggcgGGTGGAGTGGAGGGGCTGA
- a CDS encoding uncharacterized protein (EggNog:ENOG503PIA6), with protein sequence MLRLLLIYLAYCALNVFSAPPSSADHRTNHQSQSQVLKLGDDKPCTWDDTFGEVDCGSFTITFGDGSFLGWKLYTTLRLSNFSVHFDLNCTHMGDVWTTAPNAPGLPYVISIHGGNGCISTDFWWTDWDNLWIKYANQWVDVASDSRCTSVYWNRKGRRCVIETRPADPQPKSGVEVGGATVRG encoded by the exons ATGCTCAGGCTACTGCTGATCTACCTGGCGTATTGCGCCTTGAATGTCTTCTCTGCACCTCCTTCATCTGCAGATCATCGAACGAACCATCAGAGCCAGTCCCAAGTCCTTAAACTTGGTGATGACAAACCTTGTACTTGGGATGATACCTTCGGTGAAGTAGATTG CGGGTCATTCACCATCACGTTTGGCGACGGTAGTTTCCTGGGCTGGAAACTCTACACCACCCTTCGCCTCTCAAACTTCTCAGTTCACTTCGATCTCAACTGCACACACATGGGTGACGTTTGGACAACTGCTCCAAATGCCCCTGGGCTCCCCTACGTAATCTCGATTCACGGCGGTAACGGGTGCATCTCAACGGACTTCTGGTGGACCGATTGGGACAACCTCTGGATCAAGTATGCAAATCAGTGGGTCGATGTGGCCAGCGATTCAAGATGCACAAGTGTGTATTGGAAtagaaaggggaggagatgcgTTATTGAGACCAGACCCGCTGATCCACAACCCAAATCTGGTGTGGAAGTTGGTGGGGCAACAGTCAGGGGCTAG
- a CDS encoding uncharacterized protein (EggNog:ENOG503PX1U), whose protein sequence is MIRGFLDSQPHTLKCMRQVGFLLLSFFFCVPAFFWLGRLEKRKPLPLFRASQLGSNIKIAHTLFTMRASLLCSALLAAIAFPLIGNSLAIPASSHSFKNQLEGRDDLEKRDELDKPPIYPPFSEDTQNMHLRFDYPRMHWRSRPWEEGYYPIHCVHEAQFNNLWILDFQVRDVWFEDCGVPWTVCRHKDAKEKWYSIFDTLSQVPVGMRQYVANLVILPGPIDGGWGSTIQAAAYTRGSVLVFSPTYFKLGVLFHEITHIMDMVALAPFLESQGFPEGTPFSRTKYWKYAYGNDTAVPTPYSRASWQEDFADAGRWAMSDISRYRGLREYSKGWEACRTQIRAFQWWMMPMIFPKKGICTGKVEGGYAVKVVVVEGQNPLVSLFQPGPESREEGRKRPNTKVAGSGVAPIVLPAGAANMFFAYHGT, encoded by the exons ATGATCAGGGGTTTCCTGGACAGTCAACCGCATACCTTAAAGTGTATGCGTCAAGTTGGCTTTTTGCTTctatcttttttcttctgtgTACCTGCCTTTTTCTGGCTGGGAAGGCTGGAAAAGAGGAAGCCCCTGCCACTTTTCAGAGCTTCTCAGTTGGGATCGAATATCAAGATCGCTCACACTCTCTTTACCATGCGGGCTTCACTCCTTTGTTCCGCCCTACTTGCAGCCATTGCCTTTCCGCTCATTGGAAACAGCCTGGCAATCCCTGCCTCATCTCACTCATTTAAAAACCAGCTTGAGGGAAGAGACGATCTTGAGAAGAGAGATGAGCTCGACAAACCTCCGATATACCCGCCATTTTCCGAAGACACGCAAAACATGCACCTGCGTTTTGACTACCCCCGGATGCATTGGAGATCAAGACCATGGGAAGAGGGCTACTACCCAATTCACTGCGTTCATGAAGCCCAGTTCAACAACCTTTGGATTCTAGACTTTCAAGTCCGAGATGTGTGGTTCGAAGACTGCGGCGTCCCGTGGACGGTGTGTAGACACAAGGATGCAAAGGAAAAGTGGTATAGCATCTTCGAT ACCCTCAGCCAAGTCCCCGTAGGCATGCGCCAGTACGTCGCCAACCTGGTCATCCTGCCCGGCCCCATCGATGGCGGATGGGGCTCCACCATCCAAGCTGCGGCCTACACCCGCGGCTCCGTTCTGGTTTTCTCTCCCACTTACTTCAAGCTTGGTGTCTTATTCCATGAGATCACCCACATCATGGACATGGTAGCCCTCGCCCCGTTCCTCGAGAGTCAAGGGTTTCCCGAGGGAACGCCCTTCTCGAGAACAAAGTATTGGAAGTACGCCTACGGAAACGACACCGCCGTGCCAACTCCTTACTCTAGGGCGTCGTGGCAGGAAGACTTTGCCGATGCGGGGAGGTGGGCGATGAGTGACATCAGCAGGTACAGAGGGTTGCGGGAGTACAGCAAGGGTTGGGAGGCGTGCAGGACGCAGATTCGGGCCTTCcagtggtggatgatgccgatgatTTTTCCAAAGAAGGGGATATGCACCGGCAAGGTGGAGGGTGGCTACGcagtgaaggtggtggtggtagagggACAGAATCCACtggtttctcttttccaacCAGGGCCTGAGAGTCGGGAGGAAGGCAGGAAAAGGCCAAATACCAAGGTGGCAGGGTCAGGCGTGGCACCCATTGTGCTGCCAGCTGGTGCTGCCAACATGTTCTTTGCTTACCATGGGACTTGA
- a CDS encoding uncharacterized protein (EggNog:ENOG503PI8J) translates to MDITSHAAARSPLTLATLPPEILMGIVECLIPTPPEIGETGPVALAQMFEGEPWYEFILCRRALASLCLVTRTFREMAHPLLYRVIAITNPRTMLLLFRTLAEFPHYGLHTRFLSCHITLTRNNVIRGVKEAMHEQLGRFKPSDAPGVIAQYVRNSIMQAGSVCSHWMQPYYEGLPQNIFSMVLASCKRVETLLLEVPICDEDGDYNILFHKMHGDLHEFDLARDPSVKNEERPYQHIHTLLLQGDTEMIKHLEIDECDCDIPDNYGVKCNTYFPLFAALPKLATVEVTCDSGDWTNPIVNLNQNIMARLHAIHPGSTQFYKTMASLPPDHPYLGGIKHIYLHNSMVMPHHLHYLLKFAPYLETLYVTPRRIEDDGPVRWPRVHGPEEEDHESLNLGLQQYGKKHLKNLDVGWTSLKNMEKLVGPEGRIICLPELKNLEKLCIQLETLYGNMKNAAVLPLLSLLPPNLMELTIEDWWWRYEKLYFDMKMWKPKKKVEHYTREKAYRQAAVEMLMKFAKSLDVTTNRLKKVMLVCKIPWTWVLEGAVEADEHFMGVKLAFEEKGVAFEVDCDEVEEEEKRPKRDVPVYQPCLRPNAPEYDEYDEFDEFDEYPYDDYPY, encoded by the coding sequence ATGGATATCACCAGCCATGCTGCTGCACGCAGCCCGCTTACCTTGGCAACGCTTCCGCCAGAGATTCTGATGGGCATCGTCGAGTGTCTCATTCCAACTCCGCCTGAAATCGGCGAGACAGGCCCTGTCGCCCTCGCGCAGATGTTTGAAGGCGAGCCATGGTATGAGTTCATTCTGTGCCGTCGCGCCCTCGCCAGTCTCTGCCTCGTCACGAGGACCTTTCGTGAAATggctcaccccctcctctaccgcgtcatcgccatcaccaacccacgAACCATGCTCCTTCTCTTCCGCACTCTGGCTGAGTTTCCACACTACGGATTACACACCCGCTTTCTCTCATGTCACATCACGCTGACCCGCAACAATGTCATCCGCGGGGTGAAAGAAGCGATGCATGAGCAGCTCGGCAGGTTCAAGCCATCCGACGCCCCCGGAGTCATTGCCCAGTACGTCCGCAACTCAATCATGCAGGCAGGTTCAGTCTGCAGTCACTGGATGCAGCCTTACTATGAAGGTCTGCCTCAAAACATCTTCTCCATGGTGCTCGCCAGCTGCAAGAGGGTAGAGACGCTCCTCCTAGAGGTCCCCATCTGTGACGAGGACGGCGACTACAACATCCTGTTTCACAAAATGCACGGCGACTTACATGAGTTCGACCTGGCTCGCGACCCTAGCGTGAAAAATGAAGAGCGCCCTTACCAACACATTCATACCCTCCTCTTGCAGGGTGACACCGAAATGATCAAGCACCTCGAGATCGACGAGTGTGACTGCGACATCCCAGACAACTACGGCGTCAAATGCAACACCTACTTCCCCCTGTTTGCGGCTCTGCCCAAGCTCGCCACGGTCGAAGTCACCTGCGACAGCGGCGACTGGaccaaccccatcgtcaacctcaaccaaaacatcatgGCCAGGCTTCATGCCATACATCCTGGCTCTACCCAGTTTTACAAGACAATggcctccctccctccagaCCACCCTTACCTCGGCGGCATCAAGCACATCTACCTCCACAACAGCATGGTAATgcctcaccatcttcactACCTGTTGAAGTTCGCCCCTTACCTGGAGACACTGTACGTAACCCCTCGCCGGATCGAAGACGACGGACCGGTAAGGTGGCCCCGCGTTCACGGcccagaggaggaagaccACGAGTCGCTCAACCTGGGCTTGCAACAATACGGCAAGAAGCACCTCAAGAACCTCGATGTCGGGTGGACGAGCCTCAAGAACATGGAGAAGCTTGTCGGCCCAGAAGGGAGGATCATTTGCCTGCCCGAGCTTAAAAACCTGGAGAAGCTGTGCATTCAGCTCGAGACGCTGTACGGAAACATGAAAAACGCGGCtgttctccctctcctgtcACTGCTCCCGCCCAATTTGATGGAGTTAACGATTGAggactggtggtggcggtaTGAGAAGCTGTACTTTGACATGAAGATGTGGAAGCCGAAAAAGAAGGTGGAGCATTACACCCGGGAAAAGGCGTATCGtcaggcggcggtggagatgcTGATGAAGTTTGCAAAGTCGCTTGATGTGACGACCAACCGGCTGAAGAAGGTGATGCTGGTGTGCAAGATTCCGTGGACgtgggtgctggagggggcggtggaggctgATGAGCACTTTATGGGGGTGAAGCTCGCgtttgaggagaagggggtggcgTTTGAGGTGGATTGtgacgaggtcgaggaggaggagaagcggcCAAAGCGGGATGTTCCGGTGTATCAGCCTTGCCTGAGGCCTAACGCGCCAGAGTATGATGAGTATGATGAGTTTGACGAGTTTGATGAGTATCCGTATGATGATTACCCGTACTAG
- a CDS encoding uncharacterized protein (EggNog:ENOG503NU4J; COG:I) produces MAARPNQRNIKWVEGLRGVTSALVITTHIARALDFPLFWPADSKGEAPRLLQYPYLRIPYQGRIGVPIFAFLTGFVCANKPLKLAYQQGNAPAALKTIARSAFRRPPRLMLPALIATLISFFMSVLGAYRAANRCDAFWVRFDAPDPMPLGDNIRRLFRSSLTTWTNTENVYDRHQWAMRPLLIGAFQVYIVLAATIGMRFKYRVLVHVLLITYWLMNVGHLTETFGAMLALGTLLAELSQHRPTQNFITSHQRLLTCVVAPFLLLVGGYVGSYPQEHEDWAPWSMSLHKFLLNPVDGQNQGSFLVPKGSNVHRRTSAFFIMCTSISIFISPFIQKLLSHRLLIWLGHHSFAVYLTHGTILRTVGMWIVYGITGEPWEPAGKNEDGSQKQQEYLHPKSRAHKMASILVFTTLTYIAAWAWMKYVDTACARATQWLEKKVFDDDNEEGKAGLAEKGFLLNGNGTSPADGDRPKQAQS; encoded by the exons ATGGCTGCTCGACCGAATCAACGAAACATCAAGTGGGTGGAG GGTCTTCGAGGTGTCACATCGGCTCTCGTTATCACCACCCACATTGCCCGCGCTTTGGATTTTCCACTTTTCTGGCCAGCCGACTCTAAGGGAGAGGCTCCCAGATTGCTGCAATATCCTTACCTGCGCATCCCATACCAAGGACGAATTGGCGTGCCCAtcttcgccttcttgacGGGCTTTGTATGTGCCAATAAGCCATTAAAGCTCGCCTACCAACAAGGCAATGCGCCAGCTGCGCTCAAGACGATTGCGAGGAGCGCTTTCCGGCGCCCTCCGCGCCTGATGCTTCCAGCTCTTATTGCCACCCTGATCAGCTTCTTCATGTCGGTTCTCGGTGCCTACCGGGCTGCCAACCGCTGTGACGCTTTCTGGGTGCGTTTCGATGCGCCGGACCCAATGCCACTGGGCGACAACATCCGCAGACTCTTccgctcctccttgacgACATGGACCAACACCGAGAACGTTTATGACCGGCATCAGTGGGCCATGCGCCCGCTGCTCATCGGAGCTTTCCAAGTGTATATCGTGTTGGCTGCCACCATCGGGATGCGTTTCAAGTACCGTGTTCTGGTGCATGTTCTCCTGATCACGTACTGGTTGATGAATGTTGGACACTTGACTG AAACCTTTGGTGCTATGCTTGCGCTTGGGACGCTTCTTGCCGAACTCTCCCAGCACCGTCCCACGCAAAACTTTATCACCTCTCACCAGCGCCTTCTCACCTGCGTCGTTGCCCCCTTCCTGCTCTTGGTCGGTGGCTATGTCGGCTCGTACCCGCAAGAGCATGAGGACTGGGCCCCTTGGTCCATGAGCCTCCACAAGTTCCTCCTGAATCCGGTTGATGGTCAGAACCAGGGCAGTTTCTTGGTACCTAAGGGGTCCAATGTCCACCGACGAACATCGGCCTTTTTCATCATGTgcacctccatctccatctttaTCTCGCCCTTCATCCAGAAGCTCCTCTCGCATCGTCTTCTGATCTGGCTCGGACACCACTCTTTCGCTGTCTACCTCACCCACGGAACCATCCTCCGTACTGTTGGCATGTGGATTGTGTATGGGATCACTGGAGAGCCCTGGGAACCCGCCGGTAAGAACGAAGACGGGTcccagaagcagcaggagtACCTCCACCCCAAGTCCCGCGCCCACAAGATGGCCTCGATTCTGGTTTTCACCACCCTTACGTACATTGCCGCCTGGGCCTGGATGAAGTACGTGGATACGGCCTGCGCGAGAGCCACCCAGtggctggagaagaaggtgtttGACGATGACAACGAGGAAGGCAAGGCCGGCTTGGCCGAGAAGGgattcctcctcaacggcaacggcacaAGCCCAGCCGACGGGGACAGGCCGAAGCAGGCACAGTCATAA
- a CDS encoding uncharacterized protein (COG:T; EggNog:ENOG503P1EH), which yields MDPSYEELVKQLQEAERLRAEAERLRAEAERLGTEAERRRAEAEQNAIAEKQRADKQAQQVVELQEQRRPTSLIEYLKLCHDHLSTKFRVQTDRRFTTQGIWTDPAGKYCPRRLVQWDGFLDEQRAALGKVIAFFPETLQLLESRDFVQGIGSRLAAGSPIGSERDLERFHHTAVELPVQCIIDQFTHAQQHPDAIPPLLGVGEGIFFENHMNILNSDTTPSTSAAPSTPPPPPHVPPTNKISIRPDQICVYRSLNGDRTLAYVLEYKAPHKLTAQHVREGIEDLDVVRDVVNCVEIPNNDDDRFRYFARRLSAAAATQTYHYMLQAGLEMGLVATGEVMIFLKIDWADPSTLYYHVAEPTHECQAQPAELIPYCTAVSQLLAFTVMALLGPGSQGQDARDRAISGASTWNEDWDEILARMGNTPAARTPPSSGRCWEPRTYVGYDRSPIPFRHPRRKKSPQADEPPPSLGQGQGPPPPDDEDASPNPGSHPSPPAGQRGSKRKRSATQSSGATAAAAATAPGGTQTQNRTHSSQPQTPPFCTHACLLGLVRGGALDPACPNIALHRRPYVESSPHVQSSSSSSSSSSSSSSNIKSSLSPSLRRQKTHSLPIHVFLERLRQQLRATLDEGIMPLGRYGARGALFRITLLSHGYTLAAKGTTSSSVRFIEHEARIYEQLQPIQGLYVPVSLGTIDLRELGRRYFYAADVHIIYFLLLSWAGRDLREAREQPSSVGIRRNVIRSLQSLHALGVAHGDVRRENLVWSHMPSDPVMVIDFERSVLTKASCRPGLLGGPEDGEELPPECLSEDETLFEQDLQKATYIWV from the coding sequence ATGGATCCAAGCTATGAGGAACTTGTCAAACAGCTCCAGGAAGCGGAGCGTCTCCGTGCAGAAGCGGAGCGTCTCCGTGCAGAAGCGGAGCGTCTCGGTACAGAAGCAGAGCGTCGCCGTGCAGAAGCAGAGCAGAACGCCATCGCCGAGAAACAACGCGCCGATaaacaagcacaacaagTTGTAGAGTTGCAGGAGCAAAGGCGTCCGACCAGTCTTATCGAGTACTTGAAGCTCTGTCACGACCACCTGTCGACAAAATTCCGCGTCCAGACCGATCGACGGTTCACAACCCAGGGAATCTGGACAGACCCGGCGGGAAAATACTGCCCCCGCCGCCTTGTACAGTGGGATGGCTTCCTCGATGAACAGAGGGCTGCGCTTGGCAAGGTtatcgccttcttccccgaAACACTCCAATTACTTGAATCGCGGGATTTTGTACAGGGTATTGGCAGCCGCCTGGCAGCTGGGTCCCCAATTGGTAGCGAGCGCGACCTTGAACGGTTTCATCACACTGCTGTCGAGCTTCCTGTGCAATGCATCATCGATCAATTCACGCatgcccaacaacacccagACGCAATACCACCGCTTTTGGGCGTGGGGGAGGGTATCTTCTTCGAGAACCACATGAACATTCTTAATAGCGATACAACTCCTTCCACAAGCGCCGCACCatcgacgccgccgccgccaccacacGTCCCACCTACTAATAAGATCTCCATCCGGCCTGACCAGATCTGTGTGTACCGGTCCTTGAACGGTGACCGAACGCTTGCATACGTGCTGGAATACAAGGCTCCCCACAAGCTAACGGCACAACATGTGCGGGAAGGAATTGAAGACCTGGACGTGGTTCGCGACGTGGTGAATTGCGTCGAGATCCCGAACAACGATGACGACCGCTTCCGTTACTTTGCCAGGAGGCTCTCAGCTGCAGCTGCCACCCAGACTTACCACTACATGCTCCAAGCTGGGCTCGAGATGGGGCTTGTTGCCACAGGCGAGGTCATGATTTTCCTCAAGATCGACTGGGCCGACCCATCCACGCTGTACTACCATGTCGCCGAACCCACCCACGAGTGCCAGGCCCAGCCAGCCGAACTCATCCCCTATTGCACCGCCGTCAGCCAGCTGCTGGCCTTCACTGTGATGGCGCTGCTCGGACCCGGGTCGCAGGGTCAAGATGCGCGGGACCGCGCCATATCGGGTGCTTCGACCTGGAATGAGGACTGGGACGAGATCTTGGCCCGGATGGGGAACACGCCGGCCGCTCGCACACCTCCTTCGTCGGGGCGCTGCTGGGAACCGCGGACCTACGTCGGGTACGACCGGTCCCCCATCCCGTTCCGCCACCcgagaaggaaaaagagtCCCCAGGCAGATGAGCCGCCACCATCCCTCGGCCAGGGGCAGGGTCCTCCGCCGcccgacgacgaagatgcCAGCCCCAATCCTggctcccacccctctcctcctgccggCCAAAGAGGGTCGAAGAGGAAGCGTAGCGCTACACAGTCATCCGGAGCTACAGCGGCTGCGGCGGCTACTGCTCCTGGTGGCACGCAGACACAGAACCGCACACATTCTTCCCAgccacaaacaccaccgtTCTGCACACATGCGTGCTTACTGGGTCTTGTCCGAGGGGGGGCTCTCGATCCCGCATGTCCCAACATAgccctccaccgccggcccTATGTCGAGTCGTCACCACACGtccagtcatcatcatcatcatcatcatcgtcgtcgtcgtcatcatcaaacatcaaGTCCTCATTATCGCCATCCCTACGCCGCCAAAAGACACACTCGCTACCTATCCACGTCTTTCTAGAGCGGCTACGCCAACAGCTCCGCGCAACCTTGGACGAGGGTATCATGCCGCTGGGGAGATACGGTGCTCGGGGAGCCCTATTTCGCATCACACTACTCAGCCACGGCTATACGTTGGCTGCCAAGGGGACCACATCGTCATCAGTACGCTTTATCGAGCACGAAGCGCGTATATACGAGCAGCTTCAACCGATCCAAGGCCTTTACGTCCCCGTCTCTCTTGGCACCATCGACCTTCGGGAGCTGGGACGGCGCTATTTCTACGCGGCCGATGTCCACATCAtttacttcctcctcctctcgtGGGCCGGCAGGGATCTACGCGAAGCTCGGGAGCAACCAAGTAGTGTCGGGATCCGGAGAAACGTGATCCGATCCCTGCAGAGCCTCCACGCCCTAGGGGTGGCACACGGCGACGTCCGGCGGGAGAATCTGGTATGGAGTCATATGCCGAGCGACCCAGTCATGGTCATTGATTTTGAGCGGTCCGTTCTCACCAAGGCGTCGTGCCGGCccgggttgctggggggtCCGGAAGATGGGGAAGAGCTACCGCCGGAGTGCCTCAGTGAGGATGAAACGCTTTTTGAGCAGGATTTGCAGAAGGCGACCTACATTTGGGTCTAA